In Oryzias melastigma strain HK-1 unplaced genomic scaffold, ASM292280v2 sc01914, whole genome shotgun sequence, the following proteins share a genomic window:
- the LOC112142047 gene encoding cystatin-A, whose translation MFGGLSKTLDANEEIQKIVEQVKDGVDKMADKCFLNLQAIQYRYQSEKGTLYYIKAYAPVKEGDDNYVHLKIFQKPSDKPGNLELLAIQDNHKRPDPIEPF comes from the exons ATGTTTGGAGGACTCAGTAAAACTCTAGACGCCAATGAGGAAATCCAGAAAATCGTTGAACAA GTCAAAGATGGCGTGGACAAAATGGCAGACAAATGCTTTCTGAATCTCCAGGCGATACAGTACAGGTATCAGAGTGAGAAGGGAACATTGTACTATATAAAG GCCTATGCCCCCGTTAAGGAGGGAGACGATAACTACGTTCACCTGAAGATTTTCCAGAAACCTTCAGACAAACCAGGAAATCTTGAGCTGTTGGCCATTCAAGACAACCATAAACGCCCAGATCCAATTGAGCCTTTTTAA